The genomic window ATATCATCATACCGAAGACGATCCTCATGGCGTTGTCTTGTTTGGAAATTAAATGGAATGACCAGAGTTGTCTTAACTTCCTTCTTAGGGCGGAAGGGTTCCCTCTTCAGAGCAGGAACGGCCGGAACGGTCTTGAAAGCAGGCTGTTTGATGGGATTCCTAAAGGTTTTCTTGACTTCCTTCTTATTCTCAGATTTCTGCATTTGCGATTTCCTCAGAACTGTAGGTGTTTGAGGGATAGTTACAGTAGGCTGCCTTTTTACTTGCTTTTTTTGTTGCTCGTGAAGTCGTTTGAAATTTGGTGCAGGTTTTGCTCGAAATTCTTTGACCTTTTTGCTATCAATTTTAACATCCTTCTGTACTTTCGGCTGTTGTACAGTCCTCGACTGGACAATTCTCGAAGTAAGTGGTTTCTTGTCTCTCTTTATATCCCCTATTTTTTGCTGAATCTTCGGTATTTCAATTTTAGGGACGGTTTTAGGGATTTTTAAGTAATTCTTGGAAGAAGCATTTTGCAAATTGACACGAGTTTTCAATGGGActtttttagttattttgttttctttctgGTTTTCAGCTTtcttatttttctcaagaactttttccttttctttctcttctACAACATTCTGAATTACCTCTGAGCAGGGCGCAAGATTCTCCTTACAATCTTCATTTTCTTCTGGGGCCTTTTCGCAGTCTTTCCAGTGTTTCTCATGCTCGACATGACGAATAGCTAAAACGTTCAATTTCTTCAAATTATGgacttttttcattaattttttcaatcGTACTTACAGAAGAAGTATCCAGAATTCTCCAGGTTTGGAGAAGCACAATTGATATTGTCCCAATTAAACGACAtcattcaaaattattaaacagTTTTTAAATATGAACAAACGTAAACAACGCTTCATTTGCGCAAAATCACCATTTCAAATGCTTACAAATCTGCTTTACAAAAAATTACCGTTAAATATTTCGTCGAATTTGAATTTGAGGTAAAAAGACAGTGCAAAACTTCCAGAAGCTAAGGAAAACATTAACTCAGctgttttgaagttttttttgcaaaaataatattatttcaagAGATATTCCTGAAAATATCCAATGAACGCCCTATTGAGACCATTCTTAAGCTTGGCCACTCAAAGAATTGCAGAATCCCCTGCTCTAGCAACAGTGATATTAAAATGCAGGACCCATTCACAATGTCAAATTCAGGAACTTCCCGGAAAAAGAGAATTTCCACGCACAATGAAAATGTCCGGCTGGCAAATCCACTCCTACGGAGACCTG from Phlebotomus papatasi isolate M1 unplaced genomic scaffold, Ppap_2.1 HiC_scaffold_391, whole genome shotgun sequence includes these protein-coding regions:
- the LOC129809171 gene encoding targeting protein for Xklp2 homolog; amino-acid sequence: MMSFNWDNINCASPNLENSGYFFSIRHVEHEKHWKDCEKAPEENEDCKENLAPCSEVIQNVVEEKEKEKVLEKNKKAENQKENKITKKVPLKTRVNLQNASSKNYLKIPKTVPKIEIPKIQQKIGDIKRDKKPLTSRIVQSRTVQQPKVQKDVKIDSKKVKEFRAKPAPNFKRLHEQQKKQVKRQPTVTIPQTPTVLRKSQMQKSENKKEVKKTFRNPIKQPAFKTVPAVPALKREPFRPKKEVKTTLVIPFNFQTRQRHEDRLRYDDIMRQMRELKIQQKLNEKRKQEEDLRKQLRKKTEFKARPNPFK